One genomic region from Chlamydia poikilotherma encodes:
- a CDS encoding FAD-dependent oxidoreductase — protein MTDVLVIGANPTGLILANMLIQHGILAKVIDHRDSPEDPGFIDCRELPVVLSCSSLELLDNAGLLDNLIEKGHKLFGARYHWKKRTVLFKFNQASESRFPFALSTSYQELTRHLIHKFEEQGGAIHWGTRPVTLVDNSIFIESTKTSQNFENREIYNPKWVIAADPDADPDIRDLFKTQLKLRKQAKEILFVHCDEGEPFEESHIHLVPSSKSFLNFVFYNHEKGSKQLCLTNTPYPLSVKHKQKLLYNYNLAVADEHYHVKSVFHQYPTDYSNFLFVGNLANNLNFSYLTGINSNIHAAFNLTWKLIPVVKKAASKYLITAKENESGNILPHLSEKRQRRAKNLLFSNLYAPALMYYFLKGCRQLDVSGGEYYYPPHKALKYQNSDIIKMSSQDKEVLGPGPGMRAINAQLENGSYLLDGLKSTKHLLIFFKERNDLEQALKEEYGEWLEVIVTKDQKISNLYHANPDSLFIIRPDCYIGYRTHKFKLHELISYLLRIFAAEKLD, from the coding sequence ATGACAGATGTATTAGTCATAGGTGCAAACCCCACGGGTCTCATTTTAGCAAACATGCTGATTCAGCATGGTATTCTTGCAAAAGTTATAGACCATCGAGATTCTCCAGAGGATCCCGGTTTTATAGACTGTAGGGAATTGCCTGTTGTTTTGTCCTGCTCTTCTCTAGAACTTTTAGATAACGCAGGCCTATTGGATAATCTTATAGAAAAGGGTCATAAACTCTTTGGTGCTCGTTATCACTGGAAGAAACGTACTGTCTTGTTTAAATTTAACCAAGCATCGGAATCCCGCTTCCCCTTTGCTTTGTCGACCTCTTATCAAGAACTAACCAGGCACCTTATCCATAAGTTTGAAGAACAAGGTGGAGCTATACATTGGGGCACACGTCCTGTTACTTTGGTAGACAATAGCATCTTTATTGAAAGTACTAAGACATCACAAAATTTCGAGAATCGAGAAATTTATAACCCTAAATGGGTAATTGCTGCTGATCCTGACGCTGATCCTGATATTCGAGATCTCTTTAAAACCCAGTTAAAACTACGCAAACAAGCAAAAGAAATTCTTTTTGTTCACTGTGATGAAGGTGAACCTTTTGAAGAAAGCCATATTCATCTTGTTCCTAGCTCAAAAAGTTTCTTAAATTTTGTCTTTTATAATCATGAGAAGGGATCCAAGCAGCTTTGCTTAACCAACACTCCCTATCCCCTATCAGTTAAACACAAGCAAAAGCTTCTCTATAATTATAATCTTGCTGTTGCGGATGAACATTATCATGTAAAATCTGTTTTCCATCAGTACCCTACGGACTACAGCAATTTCCTGTTTGTTGGGAACCTAGCCAATAACTTGAATTTCTCTTATCTTACGGGAATAAATTCAAATATCCATGCTGCCTTTAACTTAACATGGAAGCTTATTCCTGTTGTAAAAAAAGCTGCCTCAAAATACCTCATAACAGCTAAAGAAAATGAAAGTGGAAATATTCTTCCCCATCTTAGTGAGAAAAGACAGAGACGCGCTAAAAATTTATTGTTTTCCAATCTTTATGCACCAGCCCTTATGTATTATTTCTTAAAGGGTTGTCGTCAACTAGATGTTTCTGGAGGGGAGTATTATTATCCTCCACACAAGGCATTGAAATATCAAAATAGTGATATTATTAAAATGTCTTCTCAAGATAAAGAGGTTCTTGGACCCGGTCCTGGAATGCGTGCTATTAACGCTCAGCTTGAAAACGGGAGTTATCTATTAGATGGTTTGAAGAGCACTAAGCATCTTCTGATCTTCTTTAAAGAACGTAATGACCTAGAACAGGCTCTCAAAGAAGAGTACGGGGAGTGGTTAGAGGTAATTGTTACCAAAGATCAAAAAATTTCCAATCTTTATCATGCAAATCCGGATTCATTATTTATTATCCGTCCCGATTGCTATATCGGTTATAGAACACATAAGTTCAAATTACACGAGCTTATTTCCTATCTATTGCGGATATTTGCCGCTGAGAAACTAGATTAA